The Coffea arabica cultivar ET-39 chromosome 6e, Coffea Arabica ET-39 HiFi, whole genome shotgun sequence genome contains the following window.
TGGCCTATTCAAGAGCCTGTTGCATAGGTTTGTGGCAAACTCAGAAAGAGAGAGGATCAGCATATCCATTTTCTTTATCCCTGATAAGGAAAATGTGATTGAACCAGCAGAAGGACTTGTTGATGAAAAAAGGCCAAGTTTATATAGACCAGTTGTAGATTATGTTGGTGCCTTTTACCCTGAGCATCGTGAAGGGAACAGAGTGATTGATGCGctgaaaaaatgagtttcctgcTCATATTTTAAATTTGCTGGTTCCATACGAGTAAAATATTGCTATGTGATATATGAGCAAGCCTATAATATCATTATAGCTTGCGCTCATGATTTCAACTCTCAGCTTTCATAACCATTCTCAGCTTTCATAACCATTTACGGAAGTTGGTATTTGCAGATTAGTTATACTTATTTTGCCAATTTAGCTCAATTATTTCCCTATGAATGATTTGGAGAAAGGTGTTTTACATCCTCCAACTTGGTGGTACATTCTCTTTAATGGTGGCAGTGGAAGTATTACGAGGAATTGTAAGTTGTAACATCACAATTGGGTAAACCAAATTCGAGAACCCTATTTCATTTATATCGATCAGAATCTGAAACTCCATCCATTTCCGAGAACTGGATTAGTAATAAGATACATCTTCACCTTAATTTCCTCTTGCCTGCTACTCAAAGTCAAAGGTGCAGCTTCCTCTTTTAACttattaagaatgaatttacagcctttttttcaaaaatttttgtatGAATTTACAGTTCGGTTGCATTAGAGTGAAAATTTGTTGGAAGTACTAAATTATGATGAATGAATGTCAGGGGGTAATCCCGTAACTAGAAAACAACGAAGTGATTTACTTTGTGATCCACATGCAAGTGATTTACAGATCGGATCCTTTAGAAGAATAAGAAGGTTGGAAGAAAAAAGATATGTGAAAAAGACTCGCcggtgataaaaaaaaaattaaaaatgaaaatgtggTTGGTTGCAGCTAGCTTTCAggagaaaaacaaacaaaaaagtaGCAAATTGCTGAAGAGGTCCTAACTTTCGTTGATAAATGAAGCTCCATGTACGGCTAGTTCACACATTCTTCGTGCagatcaagaaagttgatgggaTGACTTTGTCTGTTGTATATGTTTTGCTTCTACACTATAAGATAGTAAATCCGGGTGTATATGGCACTTGCTCCTACTTCTGAAGTTTGAAGACTGGTAAGATGGCCAATGGTGCAGTCAAGAGAGAGATGGTTTCACCTTAGACAGATCAGGAGATGTTCCTTCATGGTGACGAGCCACCACCTCGTTGCTTTGTTAAAGAAAGTCAATTTGTGTTAGTGGAACGTTCTCCTCTATCAGCTCCCATACCAACGATTGATATCAGCCATCTTCTGATGAAGAATTAGAGAAATTAAAATCAGCCCTCATCAATTCATGGGGCTGTTTTCAGGTTTGACTTATTTATAATATTGCATATCTTTTGTAATGGCAAATTGTCTGAATTTTCATGCATTTCTTTTTAATCAGAAGTGGACATTTTAATATACTATAAACACTCTCTTTTGCTATTTCGTCACTTAGATTATCATTTTCCCTCAAGAGTATGCTCAACTAGTATTACTTCATTCACGTTTATCACTTGTGTGCTTTTTTTACATTCAAATGTTGAAGGATGACGCCTACTTTTGATCTGCCACTGTTATGCTGTGAAGTAATTCACTCGATTCTTCTTTGTGATGCCTACAGTTTCAATTCTGAGTCATCCTGAATTAAAGGAAATTGCGTTTTGCTGCAGGGAGAATATTTGAATATTCAATGAAGTTAAAGCtgttgaatttggatgaaacAGCTTCCTGAATCAGTTTGGTGAACGTGCATTATTGCTTACAAGATTGAATTTTTATCCACCTTGTCCGAGACCAAATAAAGTTCTTGGCCTCAAACCTCACTCTGATAAATCTGGAGTCACTGTACTATTGCAAGATGATGAAGTTGGAGTCTCCAAATATTCAAGGACAGTCAGTGGTTCAAAGTTCCCACAATACCTAATGCTTTAGTTGTTCATATTTGTGATCAAATGCAGGTAGCTATTCCTCTCTGTTTTCATGTGCATTTTCTTATCTTTACTCCTAGAAAATTTGCTCTGATCCTTTTCATAATTGACGATGTGACAGTTTTGACGAGGCTTAATCTGATTCCATCTACAACCAAGTAGACCATAGTTTTTCCAGAAATTTAATTCTATACTTCTTCATACGTCAAACTCTATCTATTTCCCTCAGTATCTGTCCTTTATGTCAATCCAAACCAGCAAAATAGAGAACTAAACTTGAAGGAAGATGCGTAATTCGAATTCTCTGTCTGATGAGTCATGTCATGTATGCAGATAATGAGTAACGGGATAATCACAAGTCCAGTGCACAGGGCAGTGACAAACTCTGAAAAGCTGAGGATATCAGTGTCCATCTGAAACGAAGCAGAGCAGGACTTGGAGATTGGTCCGGTCGACGGACTGTTAGATGAGAAACATGCCAGATTGTATAGAAATGTCAAAAATTATGGTGCTATAAATCTGTGAGTGCTTTCAGAAAGGAGAGGTAGCAATTGTAACTGTAAAAGTTTAGTTTCTAGTAGAATGAGTGGAAATTTGATGTTCAGCTACTTCTGGGATCAAATCCATAAACATTTATCTTTCACATTATGGATTCGAGGTACCTCTCCGCCCTTTCCTGGGAAAAGTAATGCCTGCTCTATTTGGTCTCAGCTTCTGCTTTTTCCGTCTAAATATGCCATTTGAAGAGTACAAGAAGCATCTCTAGTCGCTTCGCATTTGGCCGTGCAGGAAGGTGATCAAGGTGTAAACTTTGGGCCATTCCATCACCATGTGACGATTCATCCACAGTTTTCAGAAATCGAGGAAATGTTATATAATCCCTACCGAAGACTGTGTCATACACTAAGCTAAAACTTTCATAGAACAATGCTTAGAATATGGTAAATCTTGTATATTGCAATAGTTAATTAGTGACTAAGATTAACTGTGCTCATTAATTAGTTAAAAGATATCTTGAGTTGATCAATTTCTCTACGCGCTCCAAGCTAAACCAGATACTGTTTGACACGGATTGCTAGTAAAGAAATACTACCACATTTCAGCTGCGTGAGAGTCGTATGATAATTAACCACCGGCCTTTGGGTTGGTAGCCACCATTAAACCATTTAAAACTTAGTGGGGTGGGAGGCAATCCCACCAATTGCCACATTAAGTAGCTTCTTAAAAAATTTCAATGTATCCGTCTGATCCGATAATAGTTCAGTCCCCCTATCTCTTAGATCCAGTTGGATCTCTCTTTTAGATTATGATAATATAGAATATTATAGATGAAAGcaacattgaaaaaaaaaaaaaaaaaatcgtatgGTAATCATGCCATGATTGTAAACTTATTATTTCACTTCCTGCTATCTTtacatatttaaaaattgacATCAGTATTTGACTTTTTAGCCCTTTTCTAATTTAAATGTAAATTTCTACCTTCCAAATTAAACACCTTATTAGAAGCCTGGCTTTGGCTTTAGATACTTTTGATACATATCTGTAACTTTTGCAAGGCACCAAGCGGCACCGTCATGTCTGGAGACTCAGAACTTGACCGCTACAGGCTGGTTCAGGAATTGGCAGAGGATGGTGATGAAATTCCAGAGAGATTTATATGCAAAGATACTCCTTATGGGCTCATAACAGCCTCTCTTCCGTTGATGGACATCCCAGTTATTGATCTTAGTCGTTTGTCATCTTCATCAGCTACAACAGACGAGGAACTCGTAAAACTTCGGTCAGCTCTGAGTTCATGGGGTTGCTTTCAGGTTCAAATTCATTGTCAAAATAACCTGCTGCACTTACTGATCTCGGATattgttgttgtttttagttgacTTGTTCAAAGTTTGTCTTTTTTGCCACCTTTAGCCTGCCTCTCGGAAGTTTTGATATGCAAAGTTTCATCTCCTGGTTCTGTTGAAAGTATATGGAAAATAGCGCAATAACTTTTTCATATTCAAATTGCTGCCTCTTTTTGCGAATATGTTTACACCTTCTCCTCTGCCTTTCTTGTGGATGTCAAGAGAATTTCTTTGTTGATACTGAAAGAATGGCATAGAGTTTCAGGTTATAAACCATGGAATAGAATTTTGCTTGCTGGATGAACTGCGAGAGAATGGCAGACAATTCTTGAAGCTCCCTATGAAAGACAAGCAGAGGTATGCCAGAGCAGCAAATGAGATTGAAGGTTATGGAAATGATATGATTTTATATGAGAATCAAACTCTGGATTGGACAGACAGGATTTACCTTTTAGTGAGTCCAGAAGATGGCCGAAAGCTACAATATTGGCCTGAAGATCCCAAATCCTTTAggtaattatttttcaattttaagtTAAATTTTTGGCAAAAGCAATGTTTTTAATCAGTCTGCAGCAAATGCCTGCATTTCCAAATGACCTAGTATGCTAGTATCGAATTGACATGATGCTTTCGTTGGTGCTGCTTTTTCTAATAGGGTAGTTTTAGAGGAGTATACAACAAGGGTGAAAATGATAGTTGAAACTCTCCTCAAGTCCATGGCAAAAGCACTGAACTTGCCAGACAACAGTTTTCTGAACCAATATGGAGAGAGGCCAGTTATGTATACTAGATATAACTTCTATCCCCCATGTCCAAGGCCTGATCTTGTTCACGGAGTCAAACCACACGCCGATGGCTCAGCAATCACCGTACTCCAGCAGGATGAAGAAGTTGAAGGCCTTCAATTCCTCAAGGATAATCAGTGGTTTCGAGTTCCTATCAGGCCTCATGCGCTTATAGTTAATGTCGGTGATCAGATAGAGGTAGTGCTAACATGTTATTTTATGCATTTGTACAGTTAAATCATCGTATTCAAGCTTCAGTGACTACTTTGGTGGCTTGGTGACGTTTCTGAATTAACATTTCCCAATGGACAACGGGGATAAGTGCAGGTAATGAGCAATGGGATCTTCAAGAGTCCGTTGCACAGGGCTTTGACAAACTCAGCGAAGGAGAGGATCTCCGTGGCTACGTTCTGTTCACCAGAAGTAGGAAAGGAGATTGGACCAGTAGAGGAGCTCATCAATGACAAAAATCCTAGATTATACAAGACAGTGAAAGACTACCCTGAAATTTTCTTCAAGTACTACCAGCAAGGCAAGAGGCCAATTGATGCTGTTAAACTATATAGCTCATAAAAAGCTGACCTTCATGCACTTGCGGCATGAAAAAGTGCAGAGAACCAAGTGTCATGCAACGTTGAGTTGCTGGTTGTTAATGCTATTCTTCTACATTTGGGAGACGAAGAGGTTGTGGACCTGGTCTGATCATTTCTTTTCAGTTGCTGCTTCTTTTTAATGCTGTTCTTGTACATTTTTGGGGACGAGGAGGTTGTGGATTTGCTAATCTCATTTTGTTACTGGAATTGAATAGGTGTGACATCCTTCTGTTTATTCTCCATGTCATATAAACgaatccattttccttttatcattgacagacaatggcatgttatctaTCATATTGGATTTTCGAGCATAAGCAACAACTAGGAAAAGCATATGCTCTGTTGGGCTTGCCAGCAATGCTTGGAATGCAACAACAATTACCTAGAAGATAGGAGTTAGGAGAGAGCAGAAATCGTCTTGTTAAACTACTAGGCTTCATATCGAGTCTTCAACTGAGGCAACGACAAGGCCTGGAAAAAATTAGTACTTGTGAAGAGCAACTATAGAGAACGTAGAAATAAGCACTCTATATTTATAGTCTCTAGTATATGTGCCTCGCATTTTGATACATTCTGCGGAAACTCCCATTGccgaataagaaacaaaattttcttgCAAAGACGTTCTCTAAGATCAAGCGGACATAGCATGACTGAACATGGAGGGTGCAGCAGGTGGAGGAGGAAAATCTGTATGTCTCCAGGATTGTGGGGAGAATAGTTGAAGGTAGCATACAACAAGGGCATCATATCGGAATGTAATCGTGATGACTGATCTATACCATGAGAAAGACGCGAAGCAGGATCTGCAATAGAAGTAGTCAAGACAAACATAAATGGATTAACAACTGAAAAGATGACTAACAAACCAGGACTAACTCATAATAAATGTGTCTGGCACAGCAACGGCAAATTAATCATACAAAATCTTACAGGATTCTGTCGTTGCGCGGGCAGACGGATGCCAAACTTATGCAGGCGTACATAAGCACATGGCAAGCGCaaatttcctcctccaaaaacTGTTGCATGAAAATAGATTTCCAAGATTCCATTTTAAGGATGAATGCAGGCAGGCTTCGGGACTTTGCGTTTGCTATCTTCAAGATTCCCAGAAACCCAATCAAAAACACACCCGAGCATACACGTAGAGGACCCATGAGATTATTTGACAGAACAGTTCTCATTTTTCTTGCATAATGTCACAAGGAACCCCGCAGAAGTTGGAAGTTCACGATCCTGGAAAAGTTTTAAGCCGAAGGGCGCCTTGAAGCTTCTTTTTTATGTTCTACCTTGACACCAGTTAATAGGAGCACCAAGAAGAAACCTCCTTTGCTCTGTTACTTCACAAGTGGAGACTAGATGAACAAAAAAGCATACCGTAATTTGAGGTATATTCAAAGGATACTGCCCAAAGCGGTACACAAACAAGTCCATGGATTCAGCAAATTTAATCAATCCTCTAGCAACCCAAAGAAACTTCTACCATTTGTTACCAAGGTCACTAGCAGGCAGACATATGcggaggaaaggaagaaaagaaaagtgcaTCTACGATTTGCCTCTtttaatcaattccaatttgTCAGACAAATGTCTTTCATCACATGGTAGTTATTGACTTTCACACCAATCACAAATCTAAATTACAATTTCAAAATAGTCGAAAATAATCAGACCATCCAATATTGCTGGTTCCCAGAATGATTCATCAGCAAAATCACAAATGATGCAATACATGCCTTTTCATCTTCCACAAACTTTCAAATGTGGGATTTATATCACAAGGCTACCACACCACGATTACATACTACGTAGACGAGCAAAAATACAACAATCTTTATGTCCATTGCTTGGGACAGCAAAACCAGCTTTAATAGATAACTACATGACATGCGAGTGAGGGTCGAAAAGAACACCAAACTAGCACGGCAGAcaattttttaaagacaaatccCCAACTGAAAAGAGCACCAATACAGCTCATATACTTGAACACCAAGTCACCAACCACAAGCCCTGGAAAAATTACATATTCAGTTGAAGAAAGCATAATTCTAAAAATCCGATGATACAGGACCTAGTAATAAGCACTCTATTCAAATACTCTCTATGATGAGCAACTCTCATTTCCATACAGTCTACAACCACTCCCATTGGCGAATAAGATACAAAATCAAATGGAGCTAACATCGCTACAACTCCAACATGAATGTAGTCCCCAGAACGTGGAAGGTGCAACAAATGGGGCAAAATCTGTATGCCTACTATGTGGGAAGATTTGTTGAAGGTAACATACAAGGGCATCACACACCACTGGAAAGTAATGATGACCACTGCATCCATTGCATTGAAAACACACAAGGCAGGATCTGCAATGCAATAGTCAAGACAAACAAACATTGATTAACAACTGAAAAGATGACTAACATACTGAGACTAACTCATGTTAAATGTACTAGATATAGCAAATGTCATCCAAATCTCACGGGCATTGAGGAGGCAGATGCACGTGAAACTTGTGCATACATACATTTGCACATAGCAAGTGCAATTTCCTCCTTCAAAAACAGTGGCATAATAAGTCTGCAAGATTACTTTGCAAGGGTGAATGTAGAATTCGAGTCTTTGCAATTGCCATCTTCAAGATTCCCAGAAACCCAATCAAACACACATTAATATATTCAGATAAATGTAGTTTGCTAAAGCAAGAATACACGAACAGAATACAAGTGGCAAATACATCGCGAAGTAGCAACATCAACCCCTTGATCATCAGACAGTTAAGGGAACATAAAATTGCAACATAATTACTTGAAATTCTTACGACATACACATATTTAGATACTTTATGATGAAATATCGTTCGCTAAAGCGAGAAGTCACGAACAGAATACAAGTGGCAAAACTAGCAGTTTATCATATAGAAAGATCATAACTTCAACTGCAACAGACACCCTAAATAATCAAGAATAATCGATATAATGAAAAGTTCAACTTCCAAAAATGGCAAATTCTACCCGCAAAGAATTCCTCCTAGTTGTTATTAATTTCAACACTATTCGTTTTAGGAGGTGGAAACGCAGCCACATTGTTAGGCAGCTTCGACAACACAGGCCCCTGCACGCCTTCTTCCACCTTCCCAAACAACTGTTTCCTCAAAACCTCATGCAAATGCCCAAACAACTCCTTCTTCAGACTCTCAAATGCCCAATCTAACCTCTCCAGCTGCTCCATGGAATTCTTATTGTACATAAACAACCCATAGTACAAATCAAAGCTATCCTTAGCCGTATTCTCCACCAAATCCAACAATCTCTCATACCCTTTAGTATTAATAGGGGTAGTCTCCAAACTCAACTTCTCCAAAACTCTTCCCACTGTATGTGTAATGAACTGCGATCCAGCCGCATATTTATCGTGCTCGGCGCAGCTCATTTCCACCATCCTACACCCTTCCTTCTCAAAAATCTGCAAGAAATTCTCAACCCTTGCCTCCCTAGACTTCTGGGGCCCTATCCTAACTTTATCAAACA
Protein-coding sequences here:
- the LOC113694925 gene encoding protein LATERAL BRANCHING OXIDOREDUCTASE 1; this encodes MSGDSELDRYRLVQELAEDGDEIPERFICKDTPYGLITASLPLMDIPVIDLSRLSSSSATTDEELVKLRSALSSWGCFQVINHGIEFCLLDELRENGRQFLKLPMKDKQRYARAANEIEGYGNDMILYENQTLDWTDRIYLLVSPEDGRKLQYWPEDPKSFRVVLEEYTTRVKMIVETLLKSMAKALNLPDNSFLNQYGERPVMYTRYNFYPPCPRPDLVHGVKPHADGSAITVLQQDEEVEGLQFLKDNQWFRVPIRPHALIVNVGDQIEVMSNGIFKSPLHRALTNSAKERISVATFCSPEVGKEIGPVEELINDKNPRLYKTVKDYPEIFFKYYQQGKRPIDAVKLYSS